In Mugil cephalus isolate CIBA_MC_2020 chromosome 19, CIBA_Mcephalus_1.1, whole genome shotgun sequence, the genomic stretch tctGTCGTGTTAAAACTCGAGGTCCCATCCAGACTCTTCATCAGGAGGAGGCTCCTCGCTGTCCTCAGGGAAATAGTCAAAGTTACTGTTGTCCAACGGACCGTCCACCTGGCGGAGACACGAGGACAGTCAGagcctccttccttccttccttccttccttcctttatttccttccttccttccttccttccttccttccttccttccttccttccttccttcgttccttccttccttcccttcccttcccttcccttccttccttccttccttccttcctttatttccttccttccttccttccttccttccttccctcccttcctcccacccttccgtccttccttccttcttcagtccttccttccttccttcccttccttcctccctcccttccttccttcttcatttttccttgctcctttcttcctttgttcattcattccttctctttttccttattttctctagtttccttccttccttccttccttccttcctttatttcctccctcccttccttccttccctccctcccttccttccttccttccttccttccttcctttcttccttcctcatttttccttgctcttttctttcctttctttcttcctttgttcattcgttccttctctctttcattattttctctagtttccttccctccttccttccttccttccttccttccttcccttccttccttccttccttccttccttccttccttccttccttctggtccagtggtaggtacagatccatcagaggcagcagctgatacattattctcctgaccacatggtggcgctgctgctgcttatttacatgttttcagATGACACGTTAAATACCCACCGTGGGGGTGAAGGGGGGGTCTATGGTTCCCTGCCGGAGCCCGTCCCAGTTGAAGCCCTCGAACCACCTGAAGGAGAAGAACACGTTACCATGACTACCGCCTCCGCCCAGGGAATCAGGAAGCAGCGGTGACCGTCCCGAGGGACTCACTTGTGTTTCTGGATGTCCTTGGCTCCGTTCTTCTGGTTCCCCAGTCTCTCTGAAGGATTGTCCCTGCGAGACACAAAGACACCGTTAATTAACGCGATCAGACAACCACACGGACCAAAACCGGCCGACTGACTGACGTGGGACCGGGTCTGGACCTGCAGAGACGCTTGATGAGGTTGGCGGCGCTCTTGGTGATCTTCTTGGGAAACTCGATCATGTCGATGCCTCTCAGGATGATGTTGTAGGTCTTCATGGGGTCGGAGCCTGAAAAGGGAGGACTGGGGACGGAGAGAGGACACCAGGACTTCAGAGTCTGGAGGTTCAAATAATGACACAGGAAGCAAAGGAAGAGAAggaccaggaagaagaagaggagatggaggtgtTACCTCCCACTGAGGAGCTCGTAGACCAGGATCCCCAGAGACCAGCAGTCTGCTGAGCTATCGTGGCCTTTGTTGAGGATGATCTCAGGAGCCACGTACTCTGGAGTCCCACAGAACGTCCACGTCTTCTTCCCCAGACCCACCTTCTTAGCGAAGCCGAAGTCCACCTGGAGCACAGCACACCCACTCATTCACTCCttacaccctcctcctcctcctcctccccctcctcctcctccacctcctcctcctcaccagctTGGCGTATCCTCTGTGGTCCAGGATGATGTTCTCAGGTTTCAGGTCTCTGTAGATGATTCCTCTGGAGTGGAGGAAGGCCAGGGCCTCGATCACACAGCCAGTGTAGAACCGAGTGCTGCTGTCGTCGAAGGAGCCGCTGAGACACAAACCGGTCGTAGgtttttattaatgaataaCCTGCTGAAGGGAACGTGTCCTCTTGTCCTCGTGTCCTCACCGGTCTCTCAGCAGCGTCCACAGCTCCCCCCCCAGACAAGCCTCCAGCAGCATGTACAGATACTTAGAGTCCCTGAAGGTACGATACAACCTGCAggacaacaacagcacaatcaCAGCAATGTCCACACCAACGAGTCgcacctgaacgcaccacaaagacTGAAGCCAACGACCAGTTGGTTCATATGACCCACACCTGAGAGGAAACTACTCTCCtaaaccagcaggtggcagcagccTGGATTCATCATTGGaaataggaagagctactatgagctgggaggctaggataaGCTAATATTACAGAGGAGGCTAGGATAAGCTAATATTACAGAGGAGGCTAGGataagctaatattagctggcaGGCttggaagctaagaagagctactgttaactaGCAGGCTAGGAGGCTAGCAGGCTGAGATGGCAGTCTGGGATAGGAGGATAGGAGTCTAGGGTAGGAGACTAGGGTGATAGGAGGTTAGGTTGGGAGTCTAGGAAAGGAGTCTAGGATAGGAGGCTAGGAGTGTAGGTGTGACCTGATGATGAAGGGACTGTGCGCCTCCATCATGATGCGGCGCTCTGACAGGATGTGGCCCTGCTGGCTGGTGTCCACCACATGACGCTTCTTCAACACTTTGAGGGCGAATGATTGGCTGGAGTCGTTCTTCAGCTGAACCTGAGAACAAGCACAAAGATATAGaaatcaccttcatcatcatcatcatcaccttcatcatcatcatcatcatcatcaccatcaccatcatcatcaccatcatcatcatcatcatcatcatcatcatcgtcatcatcatcatcatcatcatcaccatcagtcTGAACTGACCAGCTCTACACGGCTGAACCCTCCCATCCCCAGAGTGGAGATGATGTTGAAGTCACTGAGAGACACACTGGAGAAGAAGTCCACCTCAGCCTGTCGTCTGTAGGGGAcgaggagacaaggagacaagggGATAAGGAGATGAGGAGACAAGatcaaaaaaatattcttaaaaCCTGTTGTAAAGTGTGCTGTAACGTGATGTAACGTGTTGTAACGTGTGTTGTAACATGTGTTGTAACCTGTTGTAACGTGTGTTGTAACGTGTGTTGTAACGTGTTGTTACGTGTTGTAACATGTGTTGTAACTTGTCGTGACGTGTGTTGTAACGTGTTGTAACGTGTTGTAACGTGTGTTGTAACATGTTGTAACGTGTGTTGTAACGTGTGTTGTAACATGTTGTAACGTGTTGTAACATGTTGTAACATGATGTAACGTGTTGTAACGTGTGTTGTAACATGTTGTAACGTGTGTTGTTACGTGTTGTAACATGATGTAACGTGTGTTGTAACATGTGTTGTAACGTGTTGTAACGTGTGTTGTAACGTGTTGTAACATGTTGTAACGTATGTTGTAACGTGTTATAACGTGTGTTGTAACGTGTTTTAACGTGTTGTAACATGATGTAACGTGTTGTAACGTATGTTGTAACGTGTTATAACGTGTGTTGTAACGTGTTTTAACGTGTTGTAACATGATGTAACGTGTTGTAACGTGTGTTGTAACGTGTGTTGTAACGTGTTATAACGTGTGTTGTAACGTGTTTTAACGTGTTGTAACATGTTGTAACGTGTTGTAACGTGTGTTGTAACGTGTGTTGTAACGTGTCGTGGACTCACTTGGCTTTGATCTCGTCGCTGTCGTACTGTTTGTTGCTGCCGTCCTCCAGTCCTCCGATCAGCTGTTTGAACGACCTGAGACGACATCAGCATTAACAGTGAGACCAGAGACTTTATCTCTGTCCTGGTCTCAGGTCATTTATAAGACTTGGATCTTGGTCCAGTGTGAACAGGACTTAAAGACGTCGCTCACTCTCTGTCGATGACCAGACACGTGACTCCGCCTACCGCCGTGACGCTGGCTGTTCTCACGTCTTCACTGCGGCAGAAAAACAGACCAACGTTTGTCTTTTttacttcctccctccctcctccctccttcccttccttcctagTGTCCTTGGTAATGATGCCCCGTGGTGTCTGTGAGTTTCACCCTTTCAGAGCCTGTTCTCCGAACCAGTCTCCCTTGCTCAGGGTCTTGATCGTGTCCTGTTGGTCGGTGGCTGATCTCTGCTGAGACACCttcacctgtcaatcaatcacACGTCACAGGTTCACTCAGGTATATTTATATCTACACATCCGTCCCTTTATCAGAGACAATAATAACCACCTGTCCCTCGCTGATGATGAAGAACGTGTCTCCGGTGGCTCCCTGCCTGATGATGTAATCACCGTCGCTGTAATGAGTCTGACAGACGATGGAGGAGAATCAGTCCTGAGTTCACACCTGTTCACACCTGTTCACACCTGTTCAGGTTCATGAAAGAGAAACGTTCACCTCCTCCAGGACGTCGGCCAGTTTACTGAGGACGTCCTCAGGCAGCGACTGGAAGGAGGGGACGCTGAGGACAGAGACGGGGACGAGTCAGgggcttccttccttccttccttccttcctt encodes the following:
- the LOC124996747 gene encoding cGMP-dependent protein kinase 1-like translates to MPPPSSMSAARSSGTLRDLQLALQLKIEELRQRDALIDELELELDTKDDLIRQLQVELDRHRSASQDKASGGEGDTTGSVVQTPAGPDEPQRTKRQAISAEPTALDPSQLTDVTLTSYCKSKESSDLIQRALMDNDFMKHLEHGQILTIMDCMRPTSLTKGCCVIQEGDDGSTVYVLEEGMVEVTKQGNKLCSIGPGKVFGELAILYNCTRTATVTALTDIKLWAIDRQGFQTIMMRTGLIKHSQYTDFLRSVPSFQSLPEDVLSKLADVLEETHYSDGDYIIRQGATGDTFFIISEGQVKVSQQRSATDQQDTIKTLSKGDWFGEQALKGEDVRTASVTAVGGVTCLVIDRESFKQLIGGLEDGSNKQYDSDEIKAKRQAEVDFFSSVSLSDFNIISTLGMGGFSRVELVQLKNDSSQSFALKVLKKRHVVDTSQQGHILSERRIMMEAHSPFIIRLYRTFRDSKYLYMLLEACLGGELWTLLRDRGSFDDSSTRFYTGCVIEALAFLHSRGIIYRDLKPENIILDHRGYAKLVDFGFAKKVGLGKKTWTFCGTPEYVAPEIILNKGHDSSADCWSLGILVYELLSGSPPFSGSDPMKTYNIILRGIDMIEFPKKITKSAANLIKRLCRDNPSERLGNQKNGAKDIQKHKWFEGFNWDGLRQGTIDPPFTPTVDGPLDNSNFDYFPEDSEEPPPDEESGWDLEF